TTTGCGCTTGTTGTCCTGTGCTATGCGGTTATTCACTGGGTAAGCTGCAAGGGCACATTGCCCGTCCCTTCAGAGTCCAAGCATTAAATCGAGATTTTGCACGGCCGCGCCGGAGGCGCCCTTGCCAAGATTATCAAGCACGGCCACAAGGTTGACCAGTCCGGCATCGGCATTGCCGGTGACATACAGTTTCATCCGGTCGCTGCCGGCATAGTCTTCCGCATCAATACGCGGGGTGCCGGCCGTTTCTTCCAGCGTGGCAAGCGTGACAATATCCTGCCCTTCATAGTGTTCAGCCAGGGTTTGATGAATGCTGTGCAGGCTGGCTTTGGGGGCGAGCAGGCGCAGATAAAGCGGAACGCAGACAATCATGCCCTGGGCAAAGCGTCCGACAGCAGGGGTAAAAACAGGCTTGTGGGCAAGCAGGCCGTGGGTGGTAATTTCCGGTACATGTTTATGGTTGAGCGATAATCCATACAGAAAATGGCTGGCGTGGATTGCGTCTTCCTGTGTGCTGTTTTCCATCTGTGCAATCAGCTGTTTGCCGCCGCCGGTATAACCGGAAACGGCATGAACTGAAACGGGGTAATCCTGCGGCAATAATCCTGCCTCGCGCAAGGGCCGGACAAGTGCAAGCGCGCCGGTGGGATAACAACCAGGATTGGCGACATATTGTGCGCTGGCGATACGGTTTTTCTGCCCTTTTGTCAGTTCGCCAAAGCCATAGACCCAGTCGGGGGCAATACGGTGGGCGGTTGAGCTGTCGATAATGCGCGTTGGCGCGCCTTGCGCCAGTTTGACAGCTGCACGCGCTGCCTCATCCGGCAGGCACAAAATGGCGATATCGGCAGCGCGCAGGTAATCAGCGCGCAGAGTCTGGTTGCGGCGTTCCGCTTCCGGCAGTGACAGCAGTTCTATATCATTGCGCTGGCCAAGGCGGGCGCGGATCTGCAGGCCGGTTGTGCCATGTTCGCCATCAATGAAAATCTTCGCCATGGGTTCTGTCCTTCTGCAAGCGCTGTTGTATCCTGTTTCATAAAGCAAAATAGCATGGATGTCATATGATAATGTGCAGGAAAAGCAGGCAAGGTATAAGAAGGGCATTGGCGCGCGGGAAGGAAGTATGCTAAGCCGGAGAAACCGCATTTGGAAATATGAAGGAT
This is a stretch of genomic DNA from Candidatus Tokpelaia hoelldoblerii. It encodes these proteins:
- the argC gene encoding N-acetyl-gamma-glutamyl-phosphate reductase (bhsal07520); this translates as MAKIFIDGEHGTTGLQIRARLGQRNDIELLSLPEAERRNQTLRADYLRAADIAILCLPDEAARAAVKLAQGAPTRIIDSSTAHRIAPDWVYGFGELTKGQKNRIASAQYVANPGCYPTGALALVRPLREAGLLPQDYPVSVHAVSGYTGGGKQLIAQMENSTQEDAIHASHFLYGLSLNHKHVPEITTHGLLAHKPVFTPAVGRFAQGMIVCVPLYLRLLAPKASLHSIHQTLAEHYEGQDIVTLATLEETAGTPRIDAEDYAGSDRMKLYVTGNADAGLVNLVAVLDNLGKGASGAAVQNLDLMLGL